The following are encoded together in the Juglans microcarpa x Juglans regia isolate MS1-56 chromosome 2D, Jm3101_v1.0, whole genome shotgun sequence genome:
- the LOC121249790 gene encoding cullin-3A-like isoform X1, translated as MSAQKKKNFQIEAFKHRVVVDPKYPEKTWKILEHAIHEIYNHNASGLSFEELYRNAYNMVLHKFGEKLYSGLVTTMTSHLSEISRSIEAAQGEVFLEELNRKWADHNKALQMIRDILMYMDRTFIPSTHKTPVHELGLNLWRDVVIHSSKTQIRLRDTLLELVYRERNGEVINRGLMRNIIKMLMDLGSAVYQEDFEQHFLEVSADFYRLESQQFIESCDCGDYLKKAERRLNEEMERVSHYMDAGSLDKITNVVEKEMIESHMQRLVHMENSGLVNMLLNDKYEDLGRMYNLFRRVPTGLSIVRDVMTSYIRDTGKQLVTDPERLRDPVDFVQRLLDLKDKYDEIISLAFGNDKTFQNALNSSFEYFINLNARSPEFISLFVDDKLRKGLRGVSEEDVEIVLDKVMMLFRYLQEKDVFEKYYKQHLAKRLLAGKTVSDDAERSLIVKLKTECGYQFTSKLEGMFTDMKTSEDTMQGFYTSHGTELGDGPTLAVHVLTTGSWPTQPSATCNLPAEILGVCEKFRSYYLGTHTGRRLSWQTNMGTADLKATFGKGQKHELNVSTYQMCVLMLFNNADRLSYKEIEQATEIPASDLKRCLQSLACVRGKNVLRKEPMSKDIAEDDAFFFNDKFTSKLYKVKIGTVVAQRESEPENQETRQRVEEDRKPQIEAAIVRIMKSRRMLDHNNIVAEVTKQLQARFLPNPVVIKKRIESLIEREFLERDKNDRKMYRYLA; from the coding sequence GAATGCTTACAATATGGTGCTGCACAAATTTGGAGAGAAACTATACTCTGGACTCGTGACAACTATGACGTCTCATCTAAGTGAAATATCTAGATCAATTGAAGCGGCTCAGGGGGAGGTATTCTTGGAAGAGCTGAACAGGAAATGGGCCGATCATAACAAGGCATTGCAAATGATCCGAGATATATTGATGTACATGGATAGGACTTTCATTCCAAGCACCCACAAAACCCCAGTTCATGAGCTTGGGTTGAACTTATGGAGAGATGTTGTTATCCACTCCAGCAAAACCCAGATTAGGCTTCGGGATACACTACTTGAGCTTGTGTATAGAGAAAGGAATGGTGAAGTTATAAATAGAGGTTTGATGAGGAATATTATAAAGATGTTAATGGATTTAGGTTCTGCTGTTTACCAAGAAGACTTCGAGCAGCATTTTCTTGAAGTTTCAGCTGATTTCTACCGTCTTGAGTCTCAACAATTCATTGAGTCATGTGATTGTGGGGATTATTTAAAGAAAGCTGAGAGACGCCTAAATGAAGAAATGGAGAGAGTGTCCCATTATATGGATGCTGGAAGTTTAGACAAGATAACTAATGTTGTTGAAAAGGAGATGATTGAAAGTCATATGCAGAGACTAGTCCATATGGAGAACTCAGGCTTAGTTAACATGCTTTTGAATGACAAATATGAGGATCTGGGAAGGATGTATAACTTGTTTCGCAGGGTGCCCACTGGACTGTCAATAGTTCGGGATGTTATGACCTCCTACATTCGGGATACCGGCAAGCAGCTAGTGACTGATCCGGAAAGGTTGAGGGATCCAGTTGACTTTGTGCAACGTTTGTTGGATTTAAAGGATAAATATGACGAAATCATCAGTTTGGCATTTGGCAACGACAAGACATTCCAGAATGCTTTGAATTCCTCTTTTGAGTACTTCATCAATTTGAATGCTCGGTCCCCAGAATTCATTTCTTTGTTTGTGGATGACAAGCTCCGGAAAGGACTGAGAGGGGTTAGTGAGGAGGATGTGGAGATTGTACTGGACAAGGTCATGATGCTTTTCCGTTACCTACAAGAGAAAGACGTATTTGAGAAGTATTACAAACAACATTTGGCCAAGAGGCTTCTTGCGGGGAAAACTGTCTCTGATGATGCAGAAAGAAGTCTGATTGTTAAGCTTAAAACAGAGTGTGGATACCAATTTACGTCTAAACTGGAAGGTATGTTCACTGATATGAAGACGTCAGAGGATACCATGCAGGGCTTCTATACAAGCCATGGTACTGAGTTAGGGGATGGCCCCACATTAGCTGTCCATGTACTCACTACAGGTTCTTGGCCTACTCAACCAAGTGCTACATGCAACCTTCCAGCAGAAATCCTGGGGGTATGTGAGAAGTTCAGGAGTTATTATCTTGGGACGCATACTGGTCGGAGGCTGTCCTGGCAAACGAACATGGGCACTGCTGATTTGAAAGCGACCTTTGGGAAGGGCCAGAAGCATGAGCTCAATGTTTCCACCTACCAGATGTGTGTACTGATGCTTTTCAACAATGCCGATCGGCTGAGTTATAAGGAGATTGAGCAAGCCACAGAGATACCTGCCTCAGACTTGAAGAGATGCCTGCAGTCTCTGGCCTGTGTCAGGGGGAAGAATGTTTTGCGGAAGGAGCCTATGAGCAAGGACATAGCTGAGGACGATGCCTTCTTCTTCAATGACAAGTTCACGAGCAAGCTCTACAAGGTAAAAATAGGTACCGTGGTTGCTCAGAGGGAATCTGAACCTGAAAATCAGGAAACCCGACAGAGAGTGGAGGAGGACAGGAAGCCTCAGATCGAGGCTGCGATTGTGAGAATCATGAAGTCACGGCGGATGCTAGATCATAATAACATTGTTGCTGAGGTCACAAAGCAGCTGCAGGCTCGGTTCTTGCCAAACCCTGTTGTCATAAAGAAACGAATTGAATCCCTCATTGAGCGGGAGTTTTTGGAGAGGGACAAAAATGATAGGAAAATGTATCGATATCTTGCTTGA
- the LOC121249790 gene encoding cullin-3A-like isoform X2 produces the protein MVLHKFGEKLYSGLVTTMTSHLSEISRSIEAAQGEVFLEELNRKWADHNKALQMIRDILMYMDRTFIPSTHKTPVHELGLNLWRDVVIHSSKTQIRLRDTLLELVYRERNGEVINRGLMRNIIKMLMDLGSAVYQEDFEQHFLEVSADFYRLESQQFIESCDCGDYLKKAERRLNEEMERVSHYMDAGSLDKITNVVEKEMIESHMQRLVHMENSGLVNMLLNDKYEDLGRMYNLFRRVPTGLSIVRDVMTSYIRDTGKQLVTDPERLRDPVDFVQRLLDLKDKYDEIISLAFGNDKTFQNALNSSFEYFINLNARSPEFISLFVDDKLRKGLRGVSEEDVEIVLDKVMMLFRYLQEKDVFEKYYKQHLAKRLLAGKTVSDDAERSLIVKLKTECGYQFTSKLEGMFTDMKTSEDTMQGFYTSHGTELGDGPTLAVHVLTTGSWPTQPSATCNLPAEILGVCEKFRSYYLGTHTGRRLSWQTNMGTADLKATFGKGQKHELNVSTYQMCVLMLFNNADRLSYKEIEQATEIPASDLKRCLQSLACVRGKNVLRKEPMSKDIAEDDAFFFNDKFTSKLYKVKIGTVVAQRESEPENQETRQRVEEDRKPQIEAAIVRIMKSRRMLDHNNIVAEVTKQLQARFLPNPVVIKKRIESLIEREFLERDKNDRKMYRYLA, from the coding sequence ATGGTGCTGCACAAATTTGGAGAGAAACTATACTCTGGACTCGTGACAACTATGACGTCTCATCTAAGTGAAATATCTAGATCAATTGAAGCGGCTCAGGGGGAGGTATTCTTGGAAGAGCTGAACAGGAAATGGGCCGATCATAACAAGGCATTGCAAATGATCCGAGATATATTGATGTACATGGATAGGACTTTCATTCCAAGCACCCACAAAACCCCAGTTCATGAGCTTGGGTTGAACTTATGGAGAGATGTTGTTATCCACTCCAGCAAAACCCAGATTAGGCTTCGGGATACACTACTTGAGCTTGTGTATAGAGAAAGGAATGGTGAAGTTATAAATAGAGGTTTGATGAGGAATATTATAAAGATGTTAATGGATTTAGGTTCTGCTGTTTACCAAGAAGACTTCGAGCAGCATTTTCTTGAAGTTTCAGCTGATTTCTACCGTCTTGAGTCTCAACAATTCATTGAGTCATGTGATTGTGGGGATTATTTAAAGAAAGCTGAGAGACGCCTAAATGAAGAAATGGAGAGAGTGTCCCATTATATGGATGCTGGAAGTTTAGACAAGATAACTAATGTTGTTGAAAAGGAGATGATTGAAAGTCATATGCAGAGACTAGTCCATATGGAGAACTCAGGCTTAGTTAACATGCTTTTGAATGACAAATATGAGGATCTGGGAAGGATGTATAACTTGTTTCGCAGGGTGCCCACTGGACTGTCAATAGTTCGGGATGTTATGACCTCCTACATTCGGGATACCGGCAAGCAGCTAGTGACTGATCCGGAAAGGTTGAGGGATCCAGTTGACTTTGTGCAACGTTTGTTGGATTTAAAGGATAAATATGACGAAATCATCAGTTTGGCATTTGGCAACGACAAGACATTCCAGAATGCTTTGAATTCCTCTTTTGAGTACTTCATCAATTTGAATGCTCGGTCCCCAGAATTCATTTCTTTGTTTGTGGATGACAAGCTCCGGAAAGGACTGAGAGGGGTTAGTGAGGAGGATGTGGAGATTGTACTGGACAAGGTCATGATGCTTTTCCGTTACCTACAAGAGAAAGACGTATTTGAGAAGTATTACAAACAACATTTGGCCAAGAGGCTTCTTGCGGGGAAAACTGTCTCTGATGATGCAGAAAGAAGTCTGATTGTTAAGCTTAAAACAGAGTGTGGATACCAATTTACGTCTAAACTGGAAGGTATGTTCACTGATATGAAGACGTCAGAGGATACCATGCAGGGCTTCTATACAAGCCATGGTACTGAGTTAGGGGATGGCCCCACATTAGCTGTCCATGTACTCACTACAGGTTCTTGGCCTACTCAACCAAGTGCTACATGCAACCTTCCAGCAGAAATCCTGGGGGTATGTGAGAAGTTCAGGAGTTATTATCTTGGGACGCATACTGGTCGGAGGCTGTCCTGGCAAACGAACATGGGCACTGCTGATTTGAAAGCGACCTTTGGGAAGGGCCAGAAGCATGAGCTCAATGTTTCCACCTACCAGATGTGTGTACTGATGCTTTTCAACAATGCCGATCGGCTGAGTTATAAGGAGATTGAGCAAGCCACAGAGATACCTGCCTCAGACTTGAAGAGATGCCTGCAGTCTCTGGCCTGTGTCAGGGGGAAGAATGTTTTGCGGAAGGAGCCTATGAGCAAGGACATAGCTGAGGACGATGCCTTCTTCTTCAATGACAAGTTCACGAGCAAGCTCTACAAGGTAAAAATAGGTACCGTGGTTGCTCAGAGGGAATCTGAACCTGAAAATCAGGAAACCCGACAGAGAGTGGAGGAGGACAGGAAGCCTCAGATCGAGGCTGCGATTGTGAGAATCATGAAGTCACGGCGGATGCTAGATCATAATAACATTGTTGCTGAGGTCACAAAGCAGCTGCAGGCTCGGTTCTTGCCAAACCCTGTTGTCATAAAGAAACGAATTGAATCCCTCATTGAGCGGGAGTTTTTGGAGAGGGACAAAAATGATAGGAAAATGTATCGATATCTTGCTTGA